CGGCGGTGAGGAGCAGGTTTTTTAAAGGAAGTGCAGTTCTAAAAATAATCGGCAGCAGGAGATCGAAAGACATGTCCAAAGACAAACTGTGGGGTGGCCGTTTCACCCAGCCCACCGACAAGTTCGTAGAAGAGTTCACCGCCTCCATCAACTTCGACAAGCGCCTGTACCACCAGGACATCCGCGGGTCCATCGCCCACGCCACCATGCTGGGCAAGCAGGGGATCATCCCGGTTAAGGACGTAGAGGAGATCGTGCACGGCCTCAGGGAAATCCTGGACAAGATCGAGGCAGGCGAGTTCGACTTCTCGGTCTCCCTGGAAGACATCCACATGAACATCGAGGCGCGCCTCTCCGAGAAGATTGGCGACGCGGGCAAGAGGCTCCACACCGGCCGCTCCCGTAACGACCAGGTGGCGCTCGACATCCGGCTCTACCTCCGGGACGAACTGGTGGAGATCTCCGCCTACATCGACCTTTTGATCGACGCCCTCATCTACCAGGCGGAGCAGAACCTCGGCGTCATGATGCCGGGCTTCACCCACCTGCAGACCGCGCAGCCCATCCTCTTCTCGCACCACATGATGGCCTACCACGAGATGCTCAAGCGCGACAAGGGGCGCATGGAAGACTGCCTGAAGCGCACCAACGTGCTGCCGCTGGGCGCCGGCGCGCTGGCCGGGACCACCTTCCCCATCGACCGCGAGTACGTGGCGGAACTGCTCGACTTCCCCGAGGTGACCAGGAACTCGCTCGACTCGGTTTCCGACCGTGACTTCGCCATCGAGTTCTGCGCGGCATCCTCCATCCTGATGATGCACCTGTCCCGCTTCGCCGAGGAACTGATCCTCTGGTCCACCAGCGAGTTCAAGTTCGTCGACCTCTCCGACTCCTTCTGCACCGGCTCCTCCATCATGCCGCAGAAGAAGAACCCGGACGTCCCGGAGCTGGTCCGCGGCAAGACCGGCCGCGTCTACGGCAACCTGATGGCGCTCCTCACCCTGATGAAGTCGCTCCCCCTGGCCTACAACAAGGACATGCAGGAGGACAAGGAGCCGCTGTTCGACACCATCGACACCGTCAAAGGGTCGCTCAAGATCTTCGCGGACATGGTGCGCGAGATGAAGGTGAACGAGGCGCGCATGAAGACCGCAGCCGCTGCCGGCTTCTCCACCGCGACCGACGTGGCCGACTACCTGGTGAGAAAGGGGATCCCGTTCCGCGACGCCCACGAAATCGTCGGCAAGGCAGTGCGCTACTGCATCGAGAACGAGATGGACATCCCGGAACTGTCCCTGGCGGAGTGGCAGATCTTCTCGCCGCGCATCGAGGATGACATCTTCGGCTCCATCACCCTGGAGGCTTCGGTCAACGCACGCCGCGCGACCGGCGGCACCGCGCTCGAGTGTGTCAAGGCCGAGATCGCCCGCGCCAAGGAAGGGCGGTAATGACGGCCGTTCGCGGATTCCTGCCGGCCCTGTTCCTGGCCGCCGCGCTTACCCTCAGCTCCGGCTGCGCCAAGAAAGGGCAGCTGATCCCGCCCGAGGCGCTGGTCCCGGCGCCGATCGGCTCGCTGGCCGTGGCACAAAAGGGGGCTGAATTCCAGGTGAGCTGGAGCGGACCGGGCAGGCTGGAAAAGGGTGGCAAGCTGGAGGATCTTTCCGGCTTCCTGCTCTACCGGCGCAACGTGCTCCCTCCGGCGCAGGACTGCGAAGAATGCCCCAGTGCCTACAAGCAGCTGACGCTGGTCGACCTCGACCTCCCCAAAGCGGTGCGCCAGGTGGGCGGCCTCTGGATCTACGACGACTTCGATCTGAGAAAGGGGCAGGCCTACCAGTACAAGGTGCGCTCATTCACCAAGAGCGGCGCGCAGAGCAAGGACTCCAACAAGGTGCGGCGCACGGCGGTCACCCCTCCCCTCCCGCCGGTACTGGAGGCAGCGGGCTCGCCCAACGAGGTGACCTTGAATTTCGTGGGGCTCCCCCCGGAGCAGGGCGTGGCGGCCGGATACAACCTGTACCGGAGCAAAAAGGGTGAGCCTTTGCCGCTCGCCCCGCTCAACAAGGCGCCGCTGACCGGCAACACCTACCAGGACAAGGACGTCATCCTCGGGATCACCTACAACTACGCCGTGACCAGCGTCGCCACCGTCGACGGCCAGACCGTCGAGAGCGCCCCGTCCAACGTCACCGAAACGGGGCTGGTGCTTCCGGACTAGGTGCCGTTGCCTTTTCAGCCCTTTCATGATAATAACCGGGAACATCTTTTAACATCACGACGCCCCGCCAGGGGCGCATTTGGAGCAGGTATGAAGATCACGAGAAGTGAGGTGGAGCACGTAGCCAGGCTGGCGCGGTTGGAACTTTCCGACAGCGAGCTGGACACCTTCACCGGACAGATGGACGGCATCCTCGCCTACGTGGAGAAACTGAACGCACTGGATACCGAGGGGATTGTACCGACCTCGCACGCGGTGCCGATGGAGAACGCCTTCCGCCCCGACCAGCCCGCCGATTCCATCGGCGTGGAAGCGGCCCTCGCCAACGCGCCGCTGCGCGCGGAAAGCTTTTTCAGGGTGCCCAAGGTCATAGAATAGGAGTGTTTTGCAATGGAAATTTTCGACCTTACCATACACGAGCTGCACGAGAAGCTTAAGGCGAAGGAGGTCTCCTCCGTCGAGGCGACCCGCGCCATGCTGGAGCGCATCGAGGCGGTGGACGGCCAGGTGAACGCCTACATCACCGTCACCCCCGAGCAGGCGCTGGTCGAGGCGGAAGCCGCCGACAAGCGCATCGCCGCCGGCGACATCGCGCCCCTCACCGGCATCCCCGTCGGCCTGAAGGACATCTTCATCACCAAGGGCATCCGTACCACCTGCGGCTCCCGCATCCTGGAAAACTTCGTCCCCCCCTACGACGGCACCGCGGTCGCCAAGCTCAAGGAGCAGGGCGCGGTCATCGTGGGCAAGCTGAACCAAGACGAGTTTGCCATGGGTAGCTCCAACGAGTCCTCCTACTTCGGCCCGGTGAAGAACCCCTGGAACCTCGAGTGCACCCCGGGCGGATCTTCCGGCGGTTCGGCCGCCGCCATCGCTGCGCGCACCGCGACCGCGACCTTGGGCACCGACACTGGCGGCTCCATCCGCCAGCCCGCGTCGCACTGCTCCTGCGTCGGTCTCAAGCCGACCTACGGCAGGGTTTCCCGCTACGGCGTGATCGCCTACGCCTCGTCGCTGGACCAGGTCGGCCCGCTCACCCGTGACGTCACCGATGCAGCACTCCTCCTGGGTGCCGTGGCCGGGTACGACCCGAAAGACTCCACCTCGGTCAACACCCCCGTCCCCGACTACGTTGCCGGCCTTGCCACGGGCGTCAAGGGGCTGAAGATCGGTCTCCCCAAGCAGTACTTCATCGAGGGGCTCGACCCGGACGTGAAGCGGGCCATGGACGAGGCGATCGCCCTGTACAAGAGCCTGGGCGCCGAACTGCGCGAGGTGAGCCTGCCGCACACCGAGTACGCCGTGGCCACCTACTACCTGATCGCCACCGCCGAAGCCTCCTCCAACCTGGCCCGCTACGACGGCGTCCGTTTCGGCCACCGCGCCGAGGATGTCCGGGGCCTGAAGGAGATGTTCGCCAAGACCCGCGCCGAAGGCTTTGGGTCCGAGGTGAAGAGAAGGATCATGCTGGGCACCTACGCCCTCTCCTCCGGCTACTACGACGCCTACTACGTCAAGGCCCAGAAGGTCAGGACCCTGATCATGCAGGACTTCCTGAATGCCTTCAACGAAGTGGACGTGCTGCTGACCCCGATCGCGCCGACGCCCCCCTTCAAGATCGGCGAGAAGCTAGCCGACCCGCTGCAGATGTACCTATCCGACATCTTCACCATTCCGGTGAACCTGGCCGGCACCTGCGGCATCAGCATCCCGGCCGGGTTCAGCGCGGGGGGGCTCCCGATCGGGCTGCAGCTGATCGGCAAGCCCTTCGGCGAAGCGACCGTCCTCTCCACCGCCTACGCGTTCGAGAGGGAGACCCAGTGGCATCTGAAGAAGGCGCCGCTGTAACCTTTGCCCCCTCCCCTGCCCTCCCCCTCCGGGGGAGGGAGCAGCAACTCCCACCTTGGGAGTAGAGTCAACTCCCACCGTTTGGGCGAGGGTCGACTCCTCCCCCTGGAGGGGGGAGGCCGGGAGGGGGGAAGCATCACCGAGAAAAAACTCGTCGGAGCTATCTATGAAATATCAGGTTGTCATCGGGCTTGAGGTGCACACCCAGCTCACCACCAACACCAAGATCTTCTGCGGCTGCTCGACCCGCTTCGGCGCGGAGCCGAACTCCCAGACCTGCCCGGTCTGCCTCGGCTTCCCCGGTGCACTGCCGGTCCTCAACAAGCAGGTGGTGGAAAACGCCATTCTCGCGGGCCTCGCCACCAACTGCTCCATCACCCAGAGAAACGTGTTCGCCCGCAAGAACTACTTCTACCCGGACCTCCCCAAGGGGTACCAGATCAGCCAATTCGACCTTCCCATCTGCCAGCACGGCCACCTGGACATCGAGGTTGACGGCGAAACCAAGCGGATCGGCATCACCCGCATCCACATGGAGGAGGACGCCGGCAAACTGGTGCACGCCGACATCCCCGGGGTGGACGATTCCTGCGTCGACCTGAACCGCGCCTGCACGCCGCTTCTCGAGATCGTCTCCGAGCCGGACATGCGTTCGCCGGACGAGGCCATTGCCTACCTGAAGAAGCTGCACCAGATCGTCATGTACCTCGGCATCTGCGACGGCAACCTCGAGGAGGGGAGCTTCCGCTGCGACGCCAACGTCTCACTGATGCCGGTCGGCTCGACCGTCTTCGGCACCCGCGCTGAACTGAAGAACATCAACTCCTTCAAGTTCATCAAGCAGGCCATCGAGTACGAGATCGAGCGCCAGGCGGAGATCCTCGACGACGGCGGCAAGGTGATCCAGGAAACCCGTCTCTTCGACCCGAACACCGGCACCACCCGCTCCATGCGCGGCAAGGAAGAGGCCCACGACTACCGCTACTTCCCGGACCCGGACCTCGTTCCGGTGCTGATCCCGGACCAGTGGATCGAGGACGTGCGCGCCACCCTGCCGGAACTGCCGGAGGCTAAGCGCGCCCGCTACGTCGCAGAGCTGGGCCTGCCCGAGTACGACGCCGAGGTACTGGTGTCCAGCCGCGAGTTGGCTGCCTACTACGAGGAGACCGTCGCCCTGTTCCCGCAGGCGAAGACGGTGTCCAACTGGGTCATGGGCGAAGTCTCCCGTGCGCTCAACGAAGACAACAACCGCTCCATCACCGACTGCGCTGTGACGCCGGCACTCTTGGCCGACCTGTTGAAGCTGATGGAGAAAGGGACCATCTCCGGCAAGATCGCCAAGACCGTCTTCGACGAGATGTACAAGACCGGCAAGGCACCGGAGAAGATCGTCGAGGAGAAGGGGCTGGTGCAGGTTTCCGACACCGGCGCCATCGAAGCGATGGTGGACGAAGTGCTCAAGAACAACCCGGCCCAGGTCGAACAGTACCGTGGCGGCAAGGAAACCGTCTTCGGCTTCTTCGTCGGTCAGGTGATGCGCGCTTCCAAGGGCAAGGCCAACCCCGCCGTGGTCAACGAGCTGCTGCTGAAAAAGCTTAACGGCTAAAGACAAAGGCGTTTAACAGGGATGAAGGGGATAAAAAGGGATAGAACAAACGATTTGCTTTATCCCCTTCATCCCTTTTATCCCTGTTAATTGCTTTTGGTTTCAACGTAAAGGAACGAGGTACCACATGTCCTTCAGAACCATAGAGTGGCGCGACAACAAGGTGATCATGATAGACCAGACCCGGCTCCCCGCCGAGGAAGTCTACAACGAATACACGGACTTCCAGGGGGTCGCCGAGGCGATCCGCGGCATGGTGGTCCGGGGCGCTCCCGCCATCGGCATCGCCGCCGCCATGGGGGTCGCGCTGGGCGCTCGCGAGATCATCGCGGACAGCTTCGACACCTTCTACCGTCAGCTCGAGAACGTCTGCGACGTGCTCGGCCGCACCCGCCCCACCGCGGTCAACCTGTTCTGGGGACTGGAGCGCATGAAGCGCGTCGCGCTGCAGCACAAGGAACTCGACCTCCACTCCATCCGTGAAATCCTCAAAGCCGAGGCGATCAGCGTCGAGGCCGAAGACCTCGCCATCTGCAAGGAAATCGGCCGCCACGGCGCCGCCTTGGTCAAAGAGGGGGCCTCCATCCTGACCCACTGCAATGCGGGGGGCCTCGCCACCGCCGGCTACGGCACCGCGCTGGGCGTCATCCGTGGCGCGCACGAGGCGGGCAAAAACATCCGGGTCTTCGCCGACGAAACCCGCCCCTGGCTCCAGGGCGCACGCCTCACCGCCTGGGAGCTGATGAAGGACTCGATCCCGGTCACCCTCATCTCCGACAACATGGCCGGCTGGCTCATGAAGAGTGGGCAGATCGACTTCTGCGTGGTCGGCGCCGACCGCATCGCCGCCAACGGTGACACAGCCAACAAGATCGGCACCTACTCAGTCGCCGTCCTGGCCAAGGAGAACCGGATCCCGTTCTACGTGGCCGCACCGATCTCGACCCTGGACCTGAAGCTCGCCAACGGCGACCAGATCCCCATCGAGGAGCGCAACTCCGAAGAGGTCACCAAGGTGCAGGGCGTCAGCATCGCACCGGAAGGGGTCAAGGTGAGAAACCCCGCCTTCGACGTCACCCCCGCCCGCTACATCACCGGCATCATTACCGAAAAAGGGGTGGTGCGCGGTGACTACGAGAGGGAGCTTAAGGCACTGGTCGGGCTATGAGCCGCCTCGCCGACCTGGCCGCGCTGCTGCTCTCCGCGCTCTCCGAGCCGGACAAGGGCGACCTGTCCCACCAGCTGGAACAGGTCGGTTTCAGCTACGGCGCGCGCACGGTCGAAAACCTGAGACTTCTCTCTGAGGTGCTGCCCGGCGAGCGCTTGGTCGAACTGGCGCTCGCCGCACTCTCCACGCCGCTGCCGGACATGGCGCTCAACGGCTTTGAACGCATCAGCACCGTGGTCCCCCGCGAAGCCCTGCTGGAGATCTGCTCCCGCCGCGCCCTCAACACCCAGTTGATGAACATCTGCGGCTCCTCCCCCTTCCTAACCAACATCATCTGCCGCGACCCATCCTACCTGCAGCGCCTTTTCGTCGAGCGCGAAATCATGCTGCGCCGCAGTGAAGAAGAAATGCTGCAGGCCCTGCGCGATCGCATCCCGCAGGGAACCAGCTACGCCGACCTCTTCTCCCACCTGCGCCGCTTCAAGTACGCCGAGATGCTGCGCATCGCCGCACGCGACCTCAACGGGCTCGCCCCCCTGGAAGAAGTCACCGGTGAACTCTCCTCGCTCGCCGCTGCCACCCTGCAAATTGCCTACGAGGCAGCCTTCGCCCAGCTGGTGCAGGAGCACGGCACGCCAATGGAGCAGACCCCGAACGGCCCGGTCACTGCCGAATTCACCATCATCGGCATGGGCAAGTTCGGCGGCAGGGAGCTC
This window of the Geomonas agri genome carries:
- the argH gene encoding argininosuccinate lyase, coding for MSKDKLWGGRFTQPTDKFVEEFTASINFDKRLYHQDIRGSIAHATMLGKQGIIPVKDVEEIVHGLREILDKIEAGEFDFSVSLEDIHMNIEARLSEKIGDAGKRLHTGRSRNDQVALDIRLYLRDELVEISAYIDLLIDALIYQAEQNLGVMMPGFTHLQTAQPILFSHHMMAYHEMLKRDKGRMEDCLKRTNVLPLGAGALAGTTFPIDREYVAELLDFPEVTRNSLDSVSDRDFAIEFCAASSILMMHLSRFAEELILWSTSEFKFVDLSDSFCTGSSIMPQKKNPDVPELVRGKTGRVYGNLMALLTLMKSLPLAYNKDMQEDKEPLFDTIDTVKGSLKIFADMVREMKVNEARMKTAAAAGFSTATDVADYLVRKGIPFRDAHEIVGKAVRYCIENEMDIPELSLAEWQIFSPRIEDDIFGSITLEASVNARRATGGTALECVKAEIARAKEGR
- a CDS encoding fibronectin type III domain-containing protein; this translates as MTAVRGFLPALFLAAALTLSSGCAKKGQLIPPEALVPAPIGSLAVAQKGAEFQVSWSGPGRLEKGGKLEDLSGFLLYRRNVLPPAQDCEECPSAYKQLTLVDLDLPKAVRQVGGLWIYDDFDLRKGQAYQYKVRSFTKSGAQSKDSNKVRRTAVTPPLPPVLEAAGSPNEVTLNFVGLPPEQGVAAGYNLYRSKKGEPLPLAPLNKAPLTGNTYQDKDVILGITYNYAVTSVATVDGQTVESAPSNVTETGLVLPD
- the gatC gene encoding Asp-tRNA(Asn)/Glu-tRNA(Gln) amidotransferase subunit GatC, which translates into the protein MKITRSEVEHVARLARLELSDSELDTFTGQMDGILAYVEKLNALDTEGIVPTSHAVPMENAFRPDQPADSIGVEAALANAPLRAESFFRVPKVIE
- the gatA gene encoding Asp-tRNA(Asn)/Glu-tRNA(Gln) amidotransferase subunit GatA, translated to MEIFDLTIHELHEKLKAKEVSSVEATRAMLERIEAVDGQVNAYITVTPEQALVEAEAADKRIAAGDIAPLTGIPVGLKDIFITKGIRTTCGSRILENFVPPYDGTAVAKLKEQGAVIVGKLNQDEFAMGSSNESSYFGPVKNPWNLECTPGGSSGGSAAAIAARTATATLGTDTGGSIRQPASHCSCVGLKPTYGRVSRYGVIAYASSLDQVGPLTRDVTDAALLLGAVAGYDPKDSTSVNTPVPDYVAGLATGVKGLKIGLPKQYFIEGLDPDVKRAMDEAIALYKSLGAELREVSLPHTEYAVATYYLIATAEASSNLARYDGVRFGHRAEDVRGLKEMFAKTRAEGFGSEVKRRIMLGTYALSSGYYDAYYVKAQKVRTLIMQDFLNAFNEVDVLLTPIAPTPPFKIGEKLADPLQMYLSDIFTIPVNLAGTCGISIPAGFSAGGLPIGLQLIGKPFGEATVLSTAYAFERETQWHLKKAPL
- the gatB gene encoding Asp-tRNA(Asn)/Glu-tRNA(Gln) amidotransferase subunit GatB; the protein is MKYQVVIGLEVHTQLTTNTKIFCGCSTRFGAEPNSQTCPVCLGFPGALPVLNKQVVENAILAGLATNCSITQRNVFARKNYFYPDLPKGYQISQFDLPICQHGHLDIEVDGETKRIGITRIHMEEDAGKLVHADIPGVDDSCVDLNRACTPLLEIVSEPDMRSPDEAIAYLKKLHQIVMYLGICDGNLEEGSFRCDANVSLMPVGSTVFGTRAELKNINSFKFIKQAIEYEIERQAEILDDGGKVIQETRLFDPNTGTTRSMRGKEEAHDYRYFPDPDLVPVLIPDQWIEDVRATLPELPEAKRARYVAELGLPEYDAEVLVSSRELAAYYEETVALFPQAKTVSNWVMGEVSRALNEDNNRSITDCAVTPALLADLLKLMEKGTISGKIAKTVFDEMYKTGKAPEKIVEEKGLVQVSDTGAIEAMVDEVLKNNPAQVEQYRGGKETVFGFFVGQVMRASKGKANPAVVNELLLKKLNG
- the mtnA gene encoding S-methyl-5-thioribose-1-phosphate isomerase, whose protein sequence is MSFRTIEWRDNKVIMIDQTRLPAEEVYNEYTDFQGVAEAIRGMVVRGAPAIGIAAAMGVALGAREIIADSFDTFYRQLENVCDVLGRTRPTAVNLFWGLERMKRVALQHKELDLHSIREILKAEAISVEAEDLAICKEIGRHGAALVKEGASILTHCNAGGLATAGYGTALGVIRGAHEAGKNIRVFADETRPWLQGARLTAWELMKDSIPVTLISDNMAGWLMKSGQIDFCVVGADRIAANGDTANKIGTYSVAVLAKENRIPFYVAAPISTLDLKLANGDQIPIEERNSEEVTKVQGVSIAPEGVKVRNPAFDVTPARYITGIITEKGVVRGDYERELKALVGL